One Miscanthus floridulus cultivar M001 chromosome 11, ASM1932011v1, whole genome shotgun sequence DNA window includes the following coding sequences:
- the LOC136491896 gene encoding uncharacterized protein, translating into MVDPIIDTKRLTKVLMDGGSGLNILYAKTLDAMGIDQASVRSTEAPFHGVVPRKQALPLGQLDLPIIFKGSSNYRTETITFEVVGFHRTYHAVLGQPCYAKLMAVPNYTYLKLKMSGPGGIITIGTSFQRAYECKVECCDHAAAIVASTELMALRKEVVEEAPNLKRSTGFFEPVEGSKEVLVDPESTEGKTVRIGTTLSSE; encoded by the coding sequence atggttgacccgatcatcgatacgaagcgcctcaccaaggtactaatggatgggggcagcggcctcaacatcctatatgccaagacgctcgacgccatgggcatcgaccaagcgagcgtccggtcgaccgaAGCACCTTTCCACGGtgtcgtgcctagaaagcaggccttgCCACTTGGGCAGCTCGATCTACCCATCATCTTCAAGGGTTCATCCAACTATAGGACGGAGAccatcacctttgaagtggttgggttccacagaACCTACCACGCCGTCCTAGGGCAACCATGCTATGCAAAGTTGATGGCcgttcccaactacacctacctcaaactaaagatgtcgggcccaggtgggatcatcaccatcggcacctcctttcagcgcgcctatgagtgcaaggttgaGTGTTGTGATCACGccgcagcaatcgtcgcctctacAGAGCTCATGGCCCTCAGGaaggaggtcgtcgaagaagcacCCAACCTCAAGCGGTCGACTGGGTTCTTTGAGCCAgtggagggctccaaggaggtcctcgtagacCCTGAGAGCACCGAGGGCAAAACGGTGCGtattggtaccacactttcctctgaatag